The following coding sequences lie in one Carassius carassius chromosome 1, fCarCar2.1, whole genome shotgun sequence genomic window:
- the LOC132139988 gene encoding uncharacterized protein LOC132139988 → MLPANISQGVSIREAKKGLMINSRRKQLDKVVSMFLHRDDVSTIINGKSGEIRRKGQIYRKRALTDTLAKLHQRFLVEHPEQTVSKAQFFRLRPFWIIRPKVKDRETCACKIHENIGFKLKRMQQLGIIETSSPEDLVQSSVCDTGNMSCMYSRCQKCIEKTFPTSLDPLTQGNTVIWQEWVTRSVTVTKTLKDGSTEERQTKKTVLEKRTSSIERLLALTTEHLPGFAIHMFNVKNQYLSLKAMKDTLTDDAVAVHVDYSENYSCKYAKEIKDTHFGTGNDQVTLHTGVLYLSRGRVEAFASLSSSLQHDAVATWAHLDPVLRYIRGKYPEVHNLHFISDGPTSQYRNKTSFYLASTVPFMHGFEWVTWNYTEASHGKGAPDGVGGALKNLADRIVSYGTSIPDADSLYEQLKNNSSVTLYKVSEEKIKASCELVPPNLKAVPGTLKIHQLTSTKPGVINTREVSCFCGKNCQCFSTNCHMFSEGRDEDPDRTEATIEVGKWVLVEYDGDLFPGTVTQIAEGQYEVDTMNCAGENRFYVPSIRFPGERVWYYRQDIRDIIPEPLPVTSSARHFCILPDIWAKHKKCS, encoded by the exons ATGCTACCAGCAAATATTTCACAGGGGGTCAGTATCAGAGAGGCTAAAAAGGGACTGATGATCAATAGCAGGCGCAAACAACTTGACAAGGTTGTGAGCATGTTCCTACATCGGGATGATGTCTCAACTATCATAAATGGCAAGTCTGGAGAGATTCGTCGCAAGGGACAAATTTATAGAAAAAGAGCACTCACAGACACCTTGGCAAAACTCCATCAACGCTTCCTTGTTGAACATCCTGAGCAAACAGTGTCCAAAGCTCAGTTCTTTAGATTGAGGCCATTTTGGATTATTAGGCCTAAAGTTAAAGACAGAGAGACGTGTGCATGTAAAATACATGAGAACATTggctttaaattaaaaagaatgcAGCAACTGGGTATCATTGAAACATCAAGCCCAGAGGATCTTGTGCAGTCCAGTGTGTGTGACACTGGCAACATGTCCTGCATGTACAGCAGATGTCAAAAATGCATTGAAAAGACCTTTCCCACATCCTTAGATCCTCTCACTCAGGGGAACACTGTCATCTGGCAAGAGTGGGTCACAAGGTCTGTCACTGTAACAAAGACCCTCAAGGATGGATCTACAGAGGAAAGGCAGACAAAGAAAACGGTCCTTGAAAAACGTACCTCATCCATTGAGCGGTTGCTGGCCCTAACAACAGAACACCTTCCAGGTTTTGCCATTCACATGTTTAATGTCAAGAACCAATATTTGTCATTGAAAGCAATGAAAGATACCCTGACAGATGATGCTGTTGCTGTGCATGTGGATTACAGCGAAAATTACAGCTGCAAATATGCCAAAGAAATCAAGGACACCCATTTTGGAACTGGGAATGATCAGGTAACCCTCCACACCGGGGTACTCTATCTCAGTAGGGGCAGAGTGGAAGCCTTCGCATCCCTCTCATCATCTCTACAGCACGATGCAGTGGCAACCTGGGCTCATCTTGACCCAGTGCTGAGATACATACGAGGAAAGTATCCTGAAGTCCACAACCTACATTTCATTTCAGATGGCCCAACTTCCCAGTATAGAAACAAAACATCTTTCTATCTAGCCTCCACTGTGCCCTTTATGCATGGATTTGAATGGGTGACCTGGAACTATACTGAGGCATCACATGGCAAAGGTGCACCAGATGGAGTTGGTGGGGCCTTGAAGAATCTTGCGGACAGAATTGTTTCTTATGGGACCAGTATTCCTGATGCAGACTCTCTGTATGAGCAGCTGAAGAACAATTCATCAGTGACTCTGTACAAAGTATCAGAGGAGAAAATAAAGGCCAGCTGCGAATTGGTTCCCCCCAACCTGAAAGCAGTTCCTGGGACACTGAAAATACACCAA CTGACATCCACAAAACCAGGAGTCATAAATACACGGGAGGTGTCATGCTTTTGTGGAAAAAATTGCCAGTGCTTTTCTACAAATTGCCACATGTTCTCTGAGGGAAGAGATGAGGACCCTGACAGAACAGAGGCCACCATAGAGGTTGGAAAGTGGGTCCTGGTTGAATACGATGGTGACTTGTTTCCTGGTACAGTCACACAG atTGCTGAAGGGCAGTATGAAGTCGACACCATGAATTGTGCCGGGGAGAACCGCTTCTATGTACCAAGCATCAGATTTCCAGGAGAAAGGGTCTGGTACTATCGTCAGGACATACGGGACATAATCCCAGAACCACTTCCGGTCACCTCCTCTGCTAGACATTTCTGCATTTTACCTGACATATGGGCAAAACACAAGAAATGCTCATGA
- the LOC132139998 gene encoding gastrula zinc finger protein XlCGF7.1-like isoform X2, with product MTFIKEESEEVKIEDTLRVKQEDTEEQTDLMPLKEERIVPNVKEEKEQYETHRDFKTKEESFSKPQIKKTFSQKTTPKTGTKSYFTPFRSEKSFNESGNLKVHTGEKPYTCKQCGKSFNRQGVLNRHRRIHTGEKPFTCPECGKRFGQKVNLNRHIQIHTGEKPFTCQQCGVSFTHKENLKVHMRVHTGEKPYTCPECGKSFTRKASLKVHMRVHSEESPFICQQCGICFIEKGFLNRHMQIHTGEKCYVCHQCGRSFKQKGNLKRHMRVHTGEKPYTCIQCGKSFSIQSNRNKHMRKLHGIFSTHS from the exons ATgacgtttattaaagaggagagtgaagaggtgaagattgaagacacattgagagtcaaacaagaagatactgaggaacaaacag ACCTCATGCCGCTGAAAGAGGAGCGCATAGTCCCGAATGTAAAAGAAGAGAAAGAACAATATGAGACTCATCGTGATTTTAAAACTAAAGAAGAATCTTTCAGTAAGCCACAGATTAAAAAGACTTTCTCACAGAAAACAACTCCTAAAACCGGAACTAAAAGTTATTTCACCCCTTTTCGCTCTGAAAAGAGTTTCAATGAATCTGGAAACCTaaaagttcacactggagagaagccttacacctgcaaacagtgtggaaaaagtttcaatAGACAGGGAGTCCTTAACAGACACaggagaattcacactggagagaagcccttCACCTGCCCTGAGTGTGGAAAAAGATTTGGTCAAAAAGTAAACCTTAACAGGCACATacaaattcacactggagagaagcccttcacctgccaacagtgtggagtcAGTTTCACACATAAAGAAaaccttaaagtccacatgagagttcacactggagagaagccatacACCTGTCccgagtgtggaaagagttttactcgAAAAGCAAGCCTTAAAGTGCACATGAGAGTTCACTCTGAAGAGAGTCCTTTtatctgccaacagtgtggaataTGCTTCATTGAAAAAGGATTTCTTAATAGACACATgcaaattcacactggagaaaagtgtTACGTGTGCCATCAGTGTGGAAGAAGTTTCAAACAAAAAGGAAACCTTAAAaggcacatgagagttcacactggagaaaagccttacaCTTGCatacagtgtggaaagagtttttctaTACAATCAAACCGTAACAAGCACATGAGAAAATTACACGGCATATTTTCTACACATTCTTGA